A section of the Acidobacterium capsulatum ATCC 51196 genome encodes:
- a CDS encoding ThiF family adenylyltransferase, with protein sequence MPTSPSTAAERYSRQVLFAGIGPHGQQRIGESHVALVGVGATGAAAASLLARAGVGRLTLIDRDFVEESNLQRQVLFDEADAREALPKAEAARRKIALFNSQIQVQSHVADLAPGNIHALLGDAQLVLDATDNFETRYLLNDYAIEQHKPWIYAAAVGAYAVTMNILPGQTACLACIFPEAPGGTVETCDTAGILNTAVNMAASIEVAEALKFLTGQPERMRRSLLSIDQWTNEWSEVKTARPHPGCQVCGARDFRHLRGEGRPHITLCGRNSVQIHEHARPVDFAELAARLRPHGDVRSNSMLLRFQRGEHTLTVFQDGRAIIQGTTDVGLARSLYARFIGS encoded by the coding sequence ATGCCTACTTCTCCTTCCACGGCTGCCGAGCGTTATTCCCGTCAGGTCCTTTTTGCCGGTATTGGCCCCCACGGCCAGCAGCGCATCGGCGAGTCCCATGTCGCGCTCGTTGGCGTTGGAGCCACCGGAGCCGCCGCCGCCAGCCTGCTGGCCCGCGCCGGCGTCGGCCGCCTCACCCTGATTGACCGCGATTTCGTCGAAGAAAGCAATCTCCAGCGCCAGGTTCTCTTTGATGAGGCCGACGCCCGCGAAGCCCTGCCCAAAGCCGAGGCCGCACGCCGCAAAATTGCGCTCTTCAATAGCCAGATCCAAGTCCAATCCCATGTCGCCGACCTCGCCCCCGGCAACATCCACGCGCTGCTCGGCGACGCCCAACTCGTCCTCGACGCGACTGACAATTTTGAGACCCGCTACCTGCTCAACGACTACGCCATCGAGCAGCACAAGCCCTGGATCTACGCCGCCGCCGTCGGTGCCTACGCCGTCACCATGAACATTCTGCCCGGCCAGACCGCCTGCCTTGCCTGCATCTTTCCTGAGGCTCCCGGCGGCACCGTCGAAACCTGCGACACCGCCGGCATCCTCAACACCGCCGTCAACATGGCTGCTTCCATCGAGGTTGCCGAGGCGCTCAAGTTCCTCACCGGCCAGCCCGAACGCATGCGCCGCAGCCTGCTTTCCATCGACCAGTGGACCAACGAGTGGTCCGAAGTCAAAACCGCCCGCCCCCATCCCGGTTGTCAGGTCTGCGGCGCGCGAGACTTCCGCCACCTGCGCGGCGAGGGCCGCCCCCACATCACCCTCTGCGGCCGCAACTCCGTCCAGATCCACGAGCACGCCCGCCCCGTCGACTTCGCCGAGCTGGCCGCCCGCCTTCGCCCTCACGGAGACGTCCGCAGCAACAGCATGCTCCTTCGCTTCCAGCGGGGCGAGCACACCCTCACCGTTTTTCAGGATGGCCGCGCCATCATCCAGGGAACCACCGACGTCGGCCTCGCCCGCAGTCTCTACGCTCGCTTCATCGGCTCCTGA